AGCAGGTAGCGGCCACCCCCGCTCTCCCGCTCGACTCGCGCATAATGTCCCGTCGCCAGGAACTCAGCTCCAAGTCCGATTGCCTGCCGAAGTAAAAAACCGAACTTGACCAGCCCGTTACAGCGCACGCAAGGATTCGGTGTCAGGCCTTCCACATAGGCCTTCGTAAACTCCTGAATCACCTCGCGATGAAATTGCGATTCATAATTCAATACGTAATAGGGGATTCCGAGCTGCGCGGCTACAGATCTCGCATCCTCGGCGTCCTTTGCGGAACAGCAGCGATCGGCGCGCGTTGAGCCGTTCCCCGCCTCCTCAGACAACAGTTTCAGGCTGATCCCGATAACCTCATGCCCTTGCTCTACGAGGAGGGCGGCAGC
The window above is part of the Candidatus Methylomirabilis tolerans genome. Proteins encoded here:
- the mnmA gene encoding tRNA 2-thiouridine(34) synthase MnmA — protein: MGRKSRVVVAMSGGVDSAVAAALLVEQGHEVIGISLKLLSEEAGNGSTRADRCCSAKDAEDARSVAAQLGIPYYVLNYESQFHREVIQEFTKAYVEGLTPNPCVRCNGLVKFGFLLRQAIGLGAEFLATGHYARVERESGGGRYLLRRGSDHERDQSYFLYSLTQDQLARIRFPVGAMTKDQVRKQAAAHGLRIAAKADSQDLCFVGRDYRTFLREHCGDRLRSGSITD